From the genome of Thermogutta terrifontis, one region includes:
- the rpmE gene encoding 50S ribosomal protein L31 — protein MKEGIHPKYVDCKVTCGCGNTFMTRSVKPELRIDICNMCHPFFTGKLKYVDTTGRIEKFRSKFSGGYAGGKNKS, from the coding sequence ATGAAAGAAGGTATTCACCCCAAGTATGTGGACTGTAAGGTCACCTGCGGGTGTGGTAACACATTCATGACCCGCAGCGTGAAGCCCGAGCTGAGAATCGACATTTGCAACATGTGTCACCCCTTTTTTACCGGTAAGCTCAAATACGTTGACACCACGGGACGGATCGAGAAGTTCCGCTCGAAGTTCTCTGGGGGTTACGCGGGCGGGAAGAATAAGAGCTGA
- the kdsA gene encoding 3-deoxy-8-phosphooctulonate synthase has translation MAEGKAQVAGYACGPGEPLLFIAGPCVIENESITREIAEFLAEFARSHQIRLIFKASFDKANRTSLHSFRGPGLAEGLRILSRIKESTGLPVTTDIHEPAQALPVGEVCDLIQIPAFLCRQTDLLVAAAQTGKPVHVKKGQFLAPWDMRYVVEKLRSAGCQNVLVGERGTFFGYGRLVNDMQAIPILHEVGVPVIFDATHSVQQPGAQGGRSGGNRQMVAPLARAAVAAGADGVFFETHPRPDEALSDGPNMVPLSELPALIQTLVELRQWVLSHP, from the coding sequence GTGGCTGAAGGAAAGGCCCAGGTTGCTGGTTATGCATGCGGACCAGGGGAGCCGCTCCTGTTTATTGCCGGTCCCTGCGTGATTGAAAACGAGTCAATCACACGGGAAATCGCGGAGTTTTTGGCGGAGTTCGCTCGCTCTCACCAAATTCGCCTTATTTTCAAGGCATCCTTTGACAAGGCTAACCGTACCAGCCTGCATTCATTTCGCGGACCCGGACTGGCCGAGGGCCTGCGGATTCTCAGCAGAATCAAAGAGAGCACGGGGCTGCCTGTCACGACGGATATTCACGAGCCAGCACAGGCCCTTCCGGTGGGGGAAGTGTGCGACCTCATTCAGATTCCAGCATTTTTGTGCCGGCAGACGGACCTACTGGTGGCTGCCGCTCAAACGGGGAAACCGGTCCATGTCAAAAAGGGCCAGTTTCTGGCTCCCTGGGATATGCGGTACGTGGTGGAGAAGCTCCGGTCCGCCGGATGTCAGAACGTTCTCGTGGGGGAACGTGGAACCTTCTTTGGATATGGGCGCCTGGTCAACGACATGCAGGCCATCCCCATCCTCCACGAAGTTGGTGTCCCGGTGATCTTTGACGCCACCCACAGCGTACAGCAACCGGGGGCCCAGGGAGGACGTTCCGGGGGCAACCGCCAGATGGTCGCGCCGCTTGCCCGGGCCGCCGTGGCGGCCGGCGCCGACGGGGTCTTCTTCGAAACTCACCCCCGACCTGACGAGGCCCTCAGTGATGGTCCCAACATGGTACCTCTGTCGGAATTGCCCGCTTTGATCCAAACCCTTGTGGAATTACGACAATGGGTTCTGTCACATCCCTGA
- a CDS encoding tetratricopeptide repeat protein, translating into MQAGSAGKSQASTDTAGQTATLHRDELFEIAISNLNRLYQFEGTEMALQVADRLDQWIKTQPPLTDWTPDPLLQKLPPDLAQLKAVKELGELRFTRDDGIFLQTAVWLRDIAGWARGEQPDELSRAIELFDWVVINVQLDSQERMIRLPSGQLLIHTPWETLLLGHGTVFDRAWVYLLLCRQEGLDAAVVAVNRAAAGAPPLWEVFAVGVLINGELYLFEPALGVPIPAKDGLKVEKGKGLVIRPATLRELAADDSLLRRLDADPRNPYRVKAEDLREVMLYVEGSPPYLSRRMEMVQKMLAGTESLVITTHPSEIAERLRQTRHVKDVELWVVPYEAEQQRETFGQQIGQHILREVMPYLAPVGEVVPLWRGRVLHFRGDLVGEESAAYYYQLARPPERLLASGNLAPDQEAILNRAKINASYWLGILALYQGNRKSAEDYFIKRTALSEPDSPWESGVLYALGRLNEKLGDYSRAITAYRSEMHLPNRYGNLVRAKWLEELTGAKPLEIKERPQE; encoded by the coding sequence ATGCAGGCCGGCTCCGCAGGCAAGTCTCAGGCCTCCACTGACACCGCTGGTCAAACGGCTACCCTTCATCGCGATGAGCTATTCGAAATTGCCATCAGCAATCTCAATCGGCTTTATCAGTTCGAAGGCACCGAAATGGCTCTCCAAGTGGCCGATCGGCTTGACCAGTGGATCAAAACCCAGCCCCCGTTGACTGATTGGACACCTGATCCGCTCCTCCAGAAGCTACCGCCCGATCTCGCACAACTCAAGGCGGTGAAAGAACTTGGGGAACTCAGGTTCACTCGGGATGACGGGATCTTTCTGCAGACTGCCGTATGGCTTCGCGACATCGCTGGTTGGGCCCGTGGGGAACAACCCGATGAATTAAGCCGCGCCATCGAATTGTTCGATTGGGTGGTGATCAACGTTCAGTTGGATTCGCAGGAGCGGATGATCCGGCTTCCCTCCGGGCAGTTGCTCATCCACACTCCGTGGGAAACTCTGCTATTGGGGCACGGGACGGTCTTTGATCGGGCCTGGGTCTATCTCCTGCTGTGTCGGCAGGAAGGGTTGGATGCAGCGGTGGTGGCTGTCAATCGTGCGGCGGCAGGGGCTCCGCCGCTTTGGGAAGTCTTCGCTGTGGGGGTTCTCATCAACGGGGAGTTGTACCTGTTCGAGCCGGCACTGGGAGTTCCGATTCCCGCGAAGGACGGCCTGAAGGTGGAAAAAGGAAAAGGGCTCGTCATTCGACCGGCCACACTCAGGGAATTGGCAGCGGATGATTCCCTTCTCCGCCGATTGGATGCGGATCCCCGCAATCCTTATCGTGTCAAAGCGGAAGACCTTCGGGAAGTCATGCTGTACGTGGAAGGTTCTCCCCCGTATTTGTCTCGGCGCATGGAAATGGTGCAGAAGATGCTCGCCGGGACGGAGTCCCTCGTCATAACAACTCATCCCAGCGAAATTGCCGAGCGGCTTCGCCAGACGCGGCATGTAAAGGATGTGGAGCTTTGGGTGGTGCCCTACGAAGCGGAACAGCAGCGGGAGACATTCGGACAGCAGATTGGACAGCATATTTTGCGGGAAGTGATGCCCTATCTGGCGCCCGTTGGGGAAGTGGTGCCTTTATGGCGGGGGAGAGTTCTCCACTTTCGTGGGGATCTCGTCGGGGAGGAGAGCGCCGCATATTACTACCAACTCGCCAGACCACCGGAAAGGCTTCTGGCGTCGGGAAACCTGGCGCCCGATCAGGAGGCTATCCTCAACCGGGCCAAAATCAACGCCAGCTACTGGCTGGGAATTCTTGCTTTGTATCAGGGAAACCGCAAGAGCGCCGAAGACTACTTTATCAAGCGGACCGCCTTATCCGAACCCGATTCTCCGTGGGAGTCGGGGGTCCTCTATGCACTGGGCCGGCTCAACGAGAAGCTGGGGGACTACTCCCGGGCGATTACAGCATACCGCTCTGAGATGCACCTGCCGAACCGGTATGGCAATTTAGTTCGGGCAAAATGGCTGGAGGAGTTGACAGGCGCCAAGCCGCTCGAGATTAAGGAGAGGCCCCAAGAGTGA
- a CDS encoding diacylglycerol/lipid kinase family protein, with product MTPQRSDCNCIVILHNPKAGRWPSDKKVGRLVSALTDQGYSVRVSQNLGEAVELANAAFETGRLKCLIGAGGDGTAGELINRVVPGLPLSFFPTGTSNLVASYFGFSRKPRKTVETLMNGEPVAIDAGIANGRLFLVMLSCGFDAAAVEMVHRKRMEGHRGGRGGFATFIGPICHLIGTYPFPQMAVEVLDGNGGAGTSLMRPQEGSAATLAAKWVFVFNLPRYGWGLPISPEANGTDGLLDLCTYRGGGFWKGLWYTLTTQLQLHRRLRDFQHLRGRRFRITADAPVPYQLDGDPAGYLPVEVEVAPRRVHLVVPKWVARRLVSTAPGS from the coding sequence ATGACACCGCAGAGGAGCGACTGCAACTGTATTGTGATACTGCATAACCCAAAAGCGGGGAGATGGCCCTCCGATAAGAAAGTCGGTCGCCTCGTGAGCGCGCTCACTGACCAGGGTTACTCGGTACGGGTCAGTCAAAATCTGGGAGAAGCTGTGGAGTTGGCGAATGCGGCGTTCGAGACCGGGCGGCTGAAATGTTTGATCGGTGCGGGGGGAGATGGAACCGCCGGGGAGTTGATCAATCGCGTGGTGCCGGGCTTGCCGCTGTCTTTCTTTCCCACTGGAACATCCAACCTGGTGGCAAGTTATTTTGGATTTTCTCGCAAGCCGCGTAAAACAGTGGAAACACTGATGAACGGCGAGCCAGTCGCCATCGACGCGGGTATAGCCAACGGTAGGTTGTTCCTGGTGATGCTCAGTTGCGGGTTTGATGCTGCCGCCGTGGAGATGGTCCACCGGAAACGGATGGAAGGTCATCGGGGGGGCCGAGGTGGATTTGCCACTTTCATCGGCCCAATTTGCCATCTCATTGGGACTTATCCTTTTCCTCAAATGGCGGTGGAAGTTCTGGATGGAAACGGGGGTGCGGGCACCTCTTTGATGCGTCCACAGGAGGGCTCGGCGGCCACTCTCGCAGCCAAGTGGGTATTTGTATTCAATTTACCCCGATATGGGTGGGGGCTGCCGATCTCACCCGAGGCCAACGGTACGGACGGACTTCTTGATCTGTGCACATATCGAGGGGGTGGGTTCTGGAAGGGGCTGTGGTACACGCTCACAACCCAGCTCCAGCTCCATCGGCGTTTGCGGGATTTTCAGCATCTCCGCGGTCGGCGTTTTCGGATAACGGCCGACGCCCCAGTCCCTTATCAGCTTGACGGCGATCCGGCCGGATACCTTCCTGTGGAAGTCGAGGTCGCGCCACGGCGTGTTCACCTCGTCGTGCCCAAATGGGTAGCGCGACGGTTGGTATCGACTGCACCGGGAAGCTGA
- the prmC gene encoding peptide chain release factor N(5)-glutamine methyltransferase: MTQADVWTVGRLLNWTTEYLRRHGSDSPRLDAEVLLASARGCQRIDLYTRFDDIPSEEEKARFREMIKRRAEGVPVAYLVGEREFFSLKFRVTPDVLIPRPETEFVMVTLLEWARKQGADRPWLICDVGTGSGILAICAAKHLPHARVTAVDISSAALAVARENAERHGVADRIQFLESDLLQGVPNELRFDFIVSNPPYVSEAEYEQLSPDVRKYEPYQALVAGPRGTEIIERLVPQAAERLVPGGGLIFEISPMIHDAARQIVADDPRFELGPTVRDLARLPRVIQARRRETV; the protein is encoded by the coding sequence ATGACCCAGGCCGATGTCTGGACGGTAGGCCGACTTCTCAACTGGACCACGGAATATCTCCGCCGACACGGTTCGGACAGCCCGCGTTTAGACGCCGAGGTCCTGCTCGCCTCTGCGCGCGGCTGCCAGCGGATCGATCTGTACACTCGCTTTGACGACATCCCTTCGGAGGAGGAAAAGGCGCGGTTCCGCGAGATGATCAAGCGTCGGGCGGAAGGCGTGCCGGTGGCCTATCTGGTGGGAGAACGGGAGTTTTTCTCGCTCAAATTCCGTGTCACGCCCGATGTGCTGATCCCTCGCCCGGAGACCGAGTTTGTGATGGTCACTCTTTTGGAATGGGCCCGCAAACAGGGAGCGGATCGCCCCTGGCTGATCTGTGATGTCGGGACGGGCTCGGGGATCCTCGCCATTTGCGCAGCCAAACACCTGCCGCATGCCCGCGTGACGGCCGTGGACATCAGCTCCGCAGCCCTGGCAGTTGCCCGGGAGAATGCTGAGCGGCACGGCGTGGCGGACCGCATCCAATTCCTTGAAAGTGACCTTTTGCAAGGCGTGCCGAACGAGTTGCGATTCGATTTCATCGTGTCCAACCCTCCCTACGTGAGTGAGGCGGAGTACGAACAGCTTTCCCCGGACGTCAGGAAGTACGAACCCTACCAGGCGCTTGTGGCTGGGCCACGCGGGACGGAAATCATCGAGCGGCTCGTTCCGCAGGCTGCCGAAAGGCTTGTCCCAGGAGGAGGATTGATCTTTGAGATTTCGCCCATGATTCACGACGCCGCTCGCCAAATAGTGGCCGATGATCCACGCTTTGAATTGGGTCCCACCGTTCGCGATTTGGCGCGATTACCCCGTGTCATTCAGGCTCGTCGCAGGGAAACAGTTTGA
- a CDS encoding 3'-5' exoribonuclease YhaM family protein yields the protein MATKVPLRALSELPCDQECDTFALLSRKEESTTRDGKPYWMVTFRDATMEFTFPIWCDSPLAAVCRDEWAVGVFYKLRAVRRDTRFGPQLEIRRIREVVEQDRQDGFDPLMCLPQSRYPPEELYRELLELTRKELANESLRTFVTTILEEFRESLLTLPAARTHHHAYVGGWLEHTLSVARTCVFLADKYRQLYPDLRPPLDRDLVIAGGILHDIGKLRELRFSTITTEYSEEGALLGHLLLGRDIVREFASRVPLCPETQLRLEHLIIAHQRLPEWGSPKPPMTPEALIVHYADDLDAKFHIYYQILFTDSGDESLTSDRNILRQRLFRHLPPSSQSSSPPSR from the coding sequence ATGGCCACCAAGGTTCCCTTGCGAGCTCTCAGTGAATTACCGTGCGATCAGGAATGCGACACCTTCGCCCTCCTCAGCCGAAAAGAAGAATCCACCACCCGCGATGGCAAACCTTATTGGATGGTCACCTTCCGGGATGCCACCATGGAGTTCACATTTCCTATCTGGTGTGATTCTCCCCTGGCCGCCGTATGCCGAGACGAGTGGGCGGTGGGCGTGTTTTACAAGCTGCGGGCAGTCCGCCGCGACACACGCTTTGGCCCGCAACTTGAAATCCGTCGGATTCGAGAGGTTGTCGAACAAGACCGCCAGGATGGCTTTGACCCTCTCATGTGTCTTCCCCAATCGCGATACCCTCCTGAAGAGCTTTATCGGGAATTGCTTGAGCTTACGCGGAAAGAACTCGCGAATGAAAGCCTGCGAACTTTTGTCACGACAATCCTTGAGGAGTTTCGCGAATCGCTTCTGACCTTACCTGCCGCCCGTACCCACCATCACGCCTATGTGGGCGGTTGGCTGGAGCACACCCTCTCGGTGGCGCGAACGTGCGTCTTTCTCGCCGATAAATACCGGCAGCTCTATCCCGATTTGCGTCCCCCCCTCGACCGCGATTTGGTCATTGCGGGGGGAATCCTCCATGACATTGGCAAACTCCGCGAGTTACGTTTCTCCACCATTACCACAGAGTATTCGGAGGAGGGGGCCCTTTTGGGACACCTCTTACTCGGCCGGGACATTGTCCGTGAATTCGCCAGCCGTGTTCCGCTTTGCCCGGAGACTCAGCTTCGCCTGGAACACCTGATCATTGCCCATCAGCGACTGCCTGAATGGGGATCTCCCAAACCGCCCATGACGCCGGAAGCCCTCATCGTTCACTATGCTGACGACTTGGATGCCAAGTTCCACATCTATTACCAGATTCTCTTCACCGATTCTGGGGACGAGTCGCTCACTTCGGACCGCAACATCCTGCGGCAACGGCTCTTCCGGCACCTGCCACCTTCCTCACAGTCCAGCTCTCCGCCAAGCAGATGA
- a CDS encoding VIT domain-containing protein, whose product MAIYSQFPHFRHSLVVVMAAVLGLVATTAAQAQGILVVETEGFRLPRPPIIIWPPIPPHPPVPPPRPVPPPPAISYAVDSLEVNGRISNRVAQVEVSQTFVNTGSRTLEASFVFPLPYDGAIDRMTLLVDGKEIPARLLKADEARRHYEEIVRRNRDPALLEWVGTGMFKTSVFPIPPGQKRTVSLRYTQLCRQSDGMVDFLFPLSTAKYTSKPLDRLSIRLNLREDEPIKNVYSPTQEVEVKRLDENTVTVTYSARDIVPMSDFRLMYDVAPGPVAAKLISYKSLDEKDGFFLLLATPQIAEDHTKPLPKTVIFVLDRSGSMSGKKIEQLREAMRFVINNLREGDLFNIIAYDSDVETFRPELQRYNDKTRQQALAFVEGLVAGGSTNIDAALRTALAQLQDESRPNYVVFMTDGLPTTGVTSEMQIVENARKANTVRARIFCFGVGYDVNSRLLDKLARSSRGYTEYVRPDENLEDRISRFYRRIEAPVLTDVEVEFNFDDSESVAPVYRLSPQPPFDLFAGEQLAMVGRYRRSGAAQLVLRGKMGDQTKTFKFPVEFTARAGDESKAFVEKLWAVRRVGDILDEIDLHGKNQELIDELTQLALKHGILTPYTSFFADENVPLHELTEARRQASIRLDALQATEGIAGFAQRAFKGRIQSATSPEAATRELRSFGGYGAAGAPGQAGLAAAAPAPLRDADREIAQATAGQTVRYVGNRVFYRRQGQWIDSTLTPEQQKSPRRIKQLSDEYFELLRKYGRQIAPYVVFDEPVLLNIEGQAYLIEP is encoded by the coding sequence ATGGCGATCTATTCTCAATTCCCCCACTTTCGACACAGCCTGGTTGTCGTGATGGCTGCAGTTTTGGGCCTTGTTGCGACAACTGCGGCCCAGGCACAGGGAATCCTTGTTGTTGAGACCGAGGGCTTCCGATTGCCCAGGCCACCGATCATCATTTGGCCACCGATCCCACCTCATCCTCCCGTTCCTCCGCCTCGTCCTGTTCCCCCGCCTCCGGCTATCAGCTATGCGGTCGACTCACTGGAAGTGAATGGTCGCATCAGCAATCGCGTCGCCCAGGTGGAAGTCTCGCAGACATTCGTTAACACCGGGAGCCGTACTCTGGAGGCCTCGTTTGTGTTTCCACTCCCTTACGACGGAGCCATCGACCGCATGACGCTGCTTGTGGACGGCAAGGAGATTCCCGCGCGGCTTCTCAAGGCCGATGAGGCCCGGAGGCATTACGAGGAGATCGTCCGCCGGAATCGTGATCCCGCGCTTCTGGAATGGGTTGGAACGGGCATGTTCAAAACAAGCGTCTTTCCCATTCCGCCCGGACAAAAGCGAACCGTGTCGCTGCGCTACACCCAGTTGTGCCGGCAATCCGATGGGATGGTGGATTTTCTTTTCCCGCTTAGCACGGCCAAGTACACGTCGAAACCGCTCGATCGGCTCAGTATTCGTCTCAACCTTCGGGAAGATGAGCCCATCAAGAATGTTTACTCCCCCACCCAGGAAGTCGAAGTCAAACGTCTCGATGAAAACACCGTGACAGTTACTTACTCGGCGCGGGATATCGTGCCGATGAGTGATTTTCGCCTCATGTACGATGTGGCTCCAGGTCCTGTGGCAGCCAAACTCATCAGTTACAAATCTCTCGATGAGAAAGATGGATTTTTCCTGCTTTTGGCCACCCCGCAAATCGCAGAGGACCACACCAAACCGTTACCCAAAACGGTCATTTTTGTCCTGGACCGCTCCGGCAGCATGAGCGGCAAGAAAATCGAACAGCTCCGCGAAGCGATGCGGTTTGTCATCAACAATCTCCGCGAAGGTGACCTTTTCAACATCATCGCTTACGATAGCGATGTGGAAACATTTCGCCCGGAACTTCAGCGCTACAATGACAAAACCCGCCAGCAGGCCCTGGCGTTTGTGGAAGGCCTGGTGGCGGGAGGGAGTACCAACATCGACGCCGCTTTAAGAACTGCTCTCGCCCAGCTACAGGATGAAAGTCGCCCCAACTACGTCGTCTTCATGACCGACGGCTTACCCACGACAGGCGTCACCAGCGAAATGCAAATCGTGGAGAATGCCCGCAAGGCCAACACGGTCCGCGCCCGGATCTTCTGTTTTGGCGTGGGCTACGACGTGAATAGCCGGCTGCTGGACAAGCTGGCGCGATCCAGCCGCGGTTACACCGAATATGTCCGGCCGGATGAGAACCTCGAAGATCGCATCAGTCGCTTTTATCGTCGCATCGAAGCGCCGGTGCTCACTGACGTGGAGGTAGAGTTCAACTTCGATGACAGTGAGAGTGTTGCGCCCGTTTACCGGCTGAGTCCACAGCCCCCGTTCGATCTTTTCGCGGGAGAACAGCTCGCGATGGTGGGCCGGTATCGGCGCTCAGGTGCGGCTCAGCTTGTCCTGCGAGGAAAAATGGGCGACCAGACCAAGACCTTCAAATTTCCAGTGGAATTCACCGCTCGTGCAGGTGACGAATCAAAAGCCTTTGTGGAAAAGTTGTGGGCGGTGCGACGAGTCGGGGATATTCTGGATGAGATTGACTTGCACGGGAAGAATCAGGAGCTTATCGACGAGTTGACCCAGCTTGCACTCAAGCATGGTATCCTCACGCCATACACATCGTTTTTCGCCGATGAAAACGTGCCTCTTCACGAACTCACCGAGGCCCGGCGGCAGGCCAGCATCCGACTGGATGCACTCCAGGCTACGGAGGGAATTGCAGGATTTGCCCAGCGGGCTTTTAAAGGTCGGATCCAGTCGGCCACCAGCCCAGAGGCCGCAACGAGAGAGCTCCGCTCGTTCGGTGGCTACGGCGCTGCCGGAGCACCAGGCCAGGCCGGCCTGGCAGCCGCGGCCCCGGCTCCGCTCCGCGACGCCGATCGAGAAATCGCACAGGCCACCGCGGGCCAAACAGTACGGTACGTCGGCAATCGGGTGTTCTATCGCCGTCAGGGCCAGTGGATTGACAGCACCCTCACCCCTGAACAGCAAAAATCCCCACGACGCATCAAGCAGTTAAGCGACGAGTATTTCGAACTGCTGCGAAAATACGGACGCCAGATTGCCCCGTATGTCGTCTTCGACGAACCTGTCCTGCTGAATATCGAGGGCCAGGCCTACCTGATCGAGCCGTAG
- the prfA gene encoding peptide chain release factor 1, with protein MRKELDEKLARFEELERQLHDPDVLADSARLAAVMREHGALAKVAVKYRKFKEVNQQILELRNLLEGDDPELRELAEEELPRLRREREALWDELLDLTIGGEDANRTRCILEIRAGTGGEEAALFARDLFEMYRRYAESKGWKVEILGMNPTELGGFKEISVGLEGEEVYRRLQYESGGHRVQRVPETEAKGRIHTSLATVAVLPEPEDVEIEIKPEDYRRDTFHASGPGGQHVNKTSSAVRLTHYATGIVVQCQDEKSQHKNFAKALRVLKTRVYEYYRRAKEAERAQERRSKIGSGDRSERIRTYNFPENRVTDHRINLTLYQLDSILEGNLDPIIEALLDYERNELRATFGALD; from the coding sequence ATGCGCAAGGAACTGGACGAAAAACTCGCGCGGTTTGAAGAGCTGGAGCGGCAGCTTCATGATCCGGACGTGCTCGCCGATTCGGCACGTCTGGCGGCGGTCATGCGCGAGCATGGGGCGCTGGCCAAAGTTGCCGTCAAATACCGCAAATTCAAGGAAGTGAACCAGCAGATCCTGGAATTGCGGAATCTGCTGGAGGGTGATGATCCGGAATTACGCGAGCTGGCGGAAGAGGAACTGCCTCGGCTTCGTCGCGAGCGAGAAGCGCTTTGGGACGAGCTGCTGGATTTGACCATCGGGGGAGAGGACGCGAATCGCACCCGGTGTATCCTGGAGATTCGGGCGGGAACAGGGGGAGAAGAGGCCGCTCTTTTTGCCCGCGATCTTTTCGAAATGTATCGCCGGTATGCTGAATCCAAGGGTTGGAAAGTTGAAATCCTCGGGATGAACCCAACCGAATTGGGGGGCTTTAAGGAAATCAGCGTGGGGCTGGAAGGTGAAGAGGTTTACCGGCGGCTTCAGTACGAAAGCGGTGGTCATCGGGTGCAGCGGGTGCCGGAAACCGAGGCCAAAGGCCGGATTCATACCTCCCTGGCCACCGTGGCGGTGCTCCCTGAGCCTGAAGACGTCGAAATAGAGATCAAGCCGGAGGATTATCGCCGGGATACTTTTCACGCCAGTGGCCCTGGGGGACAGCACGTCAACAAGACTTCCTCGGCTGTTCGCCTGACCCACTACGCCACGGGGATCGTTGTCCAGTGCCAGGACGAAAAGAGTCAGCACAAGAATTTTGCCAAGGCCCTGCGGGTGCTCAAAACCCGGGTGTATGAATACTATCGGCGTGCGAAGGAGGCCGAACGGGCTCAGGAGCGTCGCAGCAAGATTGGTTCGGGAGATCGCAGCGAGCGAATTCGCACTTATAATTTTCCCGAAAATCGGGTGACGGATCACCGCATTAACTTGACGCTCTATCAGCTCGACAGCATTTTGGAAGGCAATCTCGATCCGATCATCGAGGCCCTTCTCGATTACGAACGGAATGAACTCCGCGCGACGTTTGGGGCACTCGATTGA